ATGGTTATGTACAAAATGGCACGTTATGGTACGAGTTTACCTCTGCTATGGTACGAGTTTACCTCTGCTATGGTACGAGTTTACCTCTGCTATGGTACGAGTTTACCTCTGCTATGGTACGAGTTTACCTCTGCTATGGTACGAGTTTACCTCTGCTATGGTACGAGTTTACCTCTGCTATGGTACGAGTTTACCTCTGCTATGCTATGagtttgcctctctctctccatagatAACTACAGGAGAAGCGTACCTGGTGTACTCCAAGCGTCTCCACTCCAACTCTAACTTTAACCAGTACATGTCAGCTCTCTACAAGGTCAGTTGGAACACGGGTCATAGTTTAGGGCTGACAATATGTGGTCTTAGCTCGGATTGGCTAGCTGCCTCTTCCCAATTTCATTGGTTCGGGAAAGTGGTTAAATTGGCCTGTGCTGTGCCTCTACTAGGTGGTGGGGACCTTCCTGTTTGGAGCAGCTGTGAGCCAATCACTGACTGACCTGGCCAAGTTCACCATCGGCAGGCCACGCCCtaacttcctgtctgtgtgtaatcCCACTGTTTGTTCTGGGTACATGCTGCAACTCAACTGTACTGGCAACCCTCGAAACGTCACTGAGTCCAGGTGTGTGtatatttctgtctgtctttcttctctTGCTATGTGATGCAATGTCAACAatgttctctctgtgttccagaTTGTCGTTTTACTCCGGACACTCTGCCTTCGGGATGTACAGCATGCTGTTTCTAGCAGTGAGTGTTTTTTATTTGTGTGAGTTTCATACACACGTGAGATGacgattaatgtgtgtgtgtgtgtgtgtagttgtatgtgCAAGCACGTATGCAGGGGAAGTGGACTCGTCTGGTCAGACCCACCGTGCAGTTCTTCCTCGTGGCGTTTGCGTTGTACGTTGGATACACACGGGTTAGCGACTACAAACACCACTGGAGCGACGTACTGGTGGGACTGCTGCAGGGAACTCTCATCGCTGTGCTcaacgtgagtgtgtgtgggaggtgtgtgtgtctgtacatgtgCTGAGCAATTAAACCGAAATGTCTGTAGTTCTTTGGTTTTggaacaactaattgaccgatgtcagttcaattattttaattccattcctttttttctgtgagctcaatgtgcACATTGCACAGTtactctagagataaatcagatcaagcctgaactgtgcgatgtagtagggagttgtagtttacaGAATATACATGATCTAAGTAactgatagttggtattcagcagtcataaaagtattggggcagcagggtagcctagtggttagagcgttggactagtaaccggaaggtcgcAAGTTCAAAcaccagagctgacaaggtacaaatctgtcattctgcccctgaacaggcagttaacccactagctagctaacgttgccatgccgtcattgaaaataagaatttgttcttaattgacttgcctagtaaaataaaggtcaaataaataaattactttGATGAACTACTAAAACAGTGATTTTGTCAGAAACcgtaggcagcagctctatagagatgagatgatgacttggaattaataaaataaaataataaagtcatcaaataaaacataaaatataCACAACAACCAAGATATTTTATTCAAGTAATGTTAATAAGTGATGAGCAGTAAAGGGCAGTCACTACCCTCATGGGACTTTTGTTTTATTCTGTGATACAGCATTTAACCCACAATGCATTTAATGTTTCAAATAAAATTGTGACCAAAATCTAAAACGTAATTCTTTTTTCATAATCGACCTGAAACagaaccgacctcaaaaagcactaatcgctcagcactgcTGACTTTAAACCATTCTTTTCTCTCAGGTTTGCTACGTCTCTGATTTCTTTAAGCTCCGCCCCCCTCCTCGCCGCCCACGATCAGAGACGGCTGAAGACGAACACCTAGAGGCCAAACCTGGCGTGAACCCAGACACACAActacacaacaaccactacaactatacaactactacagcCTGAACACAGACTAACAACTACACTGCAACTACACAACAACCTCTACACAACAATCATGGCAACCGTGGGGAAGGGGCGGCGACAGGAATTTGTTGGTGGGTAGGCCTGCAGAGATTTGGGTgggcaatttttttaaattaaaatgttttGTTAACTAACTTCCTGCAATGTTGCCATGTGGCCAAGAGAGAAATGTACCGTTTTATAGCTGTCTATGAATTCTATCTGATGATGTTTGCATGTTTAGGTAAAAAGACGACAAATAATTAGAGTCCGACCCCGTATTGGATTTTTGGGTCCGATACCGATTTTGAGGGAGCGAAAAGTCACAGATTACTGATATCTGTCGATTTATTGGTTTTTTAGAGGTTGAATGAAAAACAGACCAAATTGTGCTTCAAATGATCAACAGATACTCTAAATGATAATTTTAAAACTAAATATTATAGTTAACATTATTTAAGAACATTTTATTTGTGGTTTACAGGAGATCCATCAAAAAGCAATTATGTTCTCTATAAATTCGACAGTGAAGTCACAGATTACAAAGCTTGTTTAGTTGACTTTCTTAGGTGCAACTTAAAAATGTCTATGGCAGTGGAAAAGAATTTATGAATATGAAAAATTATTTGTGCTAAACCACCATAAGGGTGAGTAGATTACGACAAGCACACGCTAGCTGTTCATTACGACAATGTTTTCTTAAAGAAACCATATTTACATAACACTGTTATTCAATACAAAATGTATTGGCTATACATTTCAACTGCAAATGGCATGCGCTGATGACTGAAAATGTTTATGCATGCAAATTCTTGCTGCGCTGGTTTTTGTCACACGTTCTAATTTCGcgagctagttaacattagctacTTATCTCATAATGAATGCAAGCACATGGCCTGAATGATAGACCTGCGCCAACTGTCTTGTTTTTTGCAGATTGCATATTTCAGAAAACTAACTAAATTAGCCCACTAGCTAACATAATAGGCCCTGACAGTATCGGTCTTCTTTTTGTATCAACGACGAGTGTTCACTTTGGCGCCAGTCCAGTGTTGGCACATACGTAGCACAGATTGCTGGCTAGATAGCTACGCTAACTACCTTTctggttagctagccagctaacgttaacaAAGTGAGAATGTGATGAGGACAGGGCTGCTTGCTTGGTGAAGTGTACTTTTGATTATTTACTCATGCTGGCTGTGGCAAGCTACTCAAGCTACAAACCACCATGTCTACTTTCCCTCACATTGTGGACTAGGGCTGaatgatgttcaatgagcagCTGGTAGAGTGCCCTCTTTAGGCAACCATTGAAAATGGAGCAGACATATTTGTTtattatatgtatataatatgggCACTTTATCTGTGGAATAAAGGCAGATAAAAATATCGGCCGATTAATATCGGTCGGGCTCTACAAATAATGTCCCATTTGGAACACTGACAAGGAAAGagcagtactttaaaaatatatatctagAAAGAAAATAGGTTTTTGCTCCCAGTGGGGGCACCCATGGGCCAACCCATGCCTACGCCCCTGCCGTGTGGCTGTCTGTGTGAGAGAAGTGTGTATATCAGTGACTAGAATAAATGGAATGTATCAAACACCTCaagcatatggaaaccacatgtttgttTATTCCGGTCCAGCATTACAATGACCCTGTCCTCCGATAGCTTctcccaccagccaccactggtgTATATGAGAAGATGTGTATAACCACTCACATGCACATGCATTTaactttgtattttattttaatacaaTGTACTAAAAGTATGGAGGAtgagacagtttttttttttaacagacaAATAATCATTGTGTAGTTCTCTAGATTTCAATTATGCTAACAGGAAACACTGAaacaactttttattttttttaaatgtatgattCATTTATATTTCCTGTGCAGCAGCATCAACCAGGTTGTCTTCTTGGGATTTGTAGTTTATTTGAGTGTCCTGTAGTTCTTTTTTAACCCACCCTCTAGTCTAGTTTGTATTTGtaaatgatttttttgtgtgtttgtaaTGCTTTGATTCCTTTTACCTACACTGGAGCTACTAATCCTCTCACACTTCTTCCATCAAGACAGCGGTCTCCAAGCCTCGTGCTGGGGAGCTACTGGGctgcaggcttttgttcccaCCCACCACCAACCTACCTGATTTAACTAGTCGTTAAGACCTtgattagctgaatcaggtgGGTTAGTGTGCTCATCCTGTAGTTctccaggaggggggggggggagaccaaTGGTCTGGAGTTCAGTGTTAGGCCTATTGGTACCTAGCATGTCTGTAGAAGacatgcatgtacagtatatggaaTGTAAAACAGTGTTGCATAGATAATTACTAACTGTTTTTCTGTCGTATCTTTAAGAATGTAATACCACTACTAGCCCACtgatgtttttaaaaaatgttattgACGCAACTTGTATTAGTTACTCCAGTTTATTATATATAAAGCTGTGTATAACCTGCCTTCTCGCATGGCAACACAGGTCCAGATCATGATGCCATGTGCTGCCTTTGAAATGTTGATGTTGACAATCGtcagtgtgtcaatgattgaGTCACTCACTGAGATGTTCTCTGAAAAACACATTACACTTCTGCAAAGGGTTAAGatatacactatatgaccaaaagtatgtgctcgtccaacatctcattccaaaatcatgggcattaatatggagttggtccccgctttgctgttataacagcctccaatcttctgggaaggctttccactagatgttggatcattgctatggggacttgcttccattcagtcaccaGCATTAGtcaggttgggcactgatgtttggcgattaTGCCCGgttcgcagtcggtgttccaattaatcccaaagctgtccgatggggttgaggtcagggctctgtgcaggccagtcaatttcttccacaaagatctcgacaaaccatttctgtatgggcctcgctttgtgcatgagggcattgtcatgctgaaacaggaaagggccttccccaaactgttgccacaatgttggaagcacagaatcgtctagaatgtcattgatttcccttcactggaatgaaaaaaaaaacacaatttcgtagctgagccattgttactcctagacgttgccactcacaataacagcacttacagttgactagggcatctctagcagagcagaaatttgacaaactgacttgttgaaatggtggcatcctatgacggtgccacaatgaaagtcactgagcttttcactACGGGCctttgtttgtctatggagattgcatggctgggtGTTcaatttatacacctgtcagcaacgagtgtggctgaaatagccgaatccactagtttgaaggggtgtcaacctacttttggccatgtagtgtattttaTTGTGTTTGTATCCACACTGTAATCCTTCATAAGCTTGTCTGTAACAAACTGTAGCTGCAATCAAATGTGTGTATTTCTTCTTGATGGAAAAGGGAACTTGATAATAACTTTATAATCTGACAACTCCTGCTGAGACGAAAGTGCATGCAGAACCACAGAGTTACTGCTGTGGAGGCATGGGtagagagggatgaatggagggatggCTAAACGGATGGAATGAATGCATAGGACGCCTTCAACTTCATGGATTCATCCAAGTGATTCACTAGGACCTTCCCAATGTTTGTTGGAGTGAGGGCACACCAGACCCAGTGATGAAGACATTGCACATGTTGTCATAGCTTTATttcaatttgttttattttatttctctgTATTGCTTTTTTGTAGTTTATGCATAAAGACAAACTAATATGCCCTTTGTGCATCAGACTGATTTTTGTTAttaaagtgagtgtgtgtgctagtTGATTCTGTAGCCTAATGAGGGAATAGTTGCTGAAAAGGGTGCAGGTATAAATTCCCTGTACCTCAACCACGGTTGCTATAAAGCCCTGCGCATGATTACATTTGTTTAGTTTGGATGGTCCTTGCAGACAAAGACCCTCTTCGCAAACCATTTCGCTGTATACACTATGCGCTTCCTCGTAAGAACAGCCGGTGTTATGGTACTGATGGTTTGTACTACCAGTGCAGCGCCTTCTAGTTGTCACATTGGGGAAAACTGTAGCATTTGAGCTAAGCCTAACCTTTACcctcattctcctaacctgccaagTTAATTATTCTAACCTGCCTACATAATTATCCTaacctaaaaaaataaaaacagtattgcCACAGTGACATGTGCTTGGATGTACTCAGGTGAAACACTATCCTGTTGACAAGTGGAACTCTCAGGATGCTGCAGCTGCAGGCCTGTCCAGACTTGTCTGAGTTGTAACTCTTGTCAGTTAGAAAACAAACTCCATAGGGTTATACTACAAGCagaatcaatgagttagccagctaatttGTCTACATATCCGGAgctttatttttaaattttttaagaAAAAGGTCATTTGAAATGGGAAtggactacagtgccttcagaaaatattcataccccttgacttattctaaattgtgttacagcctgaattcaatatggattaaaaaataataatttaaggggtggatcagcttaatattgcgaaaagattgttgcttccatcaatgtaattgtctgcatcatttccaatcccccatatatttttggtaaatatatatattcatatacatacacgtatacatacatatacacatacctatatagacatccatactttttaaagaatatacctttattattccccgcaaacccttctacccttcccccaattggagtaaactaacaaACACTTAGGCTACTACCTTCTTATAGACATTTTACAGACAATATATTttaaaatagttatattttgtttgtttttagtccttcccctatttctgatgtccatccagtttgatttctatttgtaactgtgctatttcacaacatttctgaacctgtatacattttacagaccccgtataTGTCTTACATGTTTTATCTtgctattagtcccacccttcagctccattcaacctctcaacatcatccattttggatttctatttgccatatatttttcaactgtgccttgatgcttcacaaaagtactgaacctttctattctcatagcttctacagattttaaaggaaaaataaaaatgttgctaaactaattattatattattgatagatttgactatggcttttcaaatcatccagtattgctatctgcagtgttagttctaggcaaatgtttcaattcttcagccattcctggacctgtgaccaaaaacgacctacatatggacaataccaaaatacaTGATCtgatgactctgcctcctcacaacaaaatctgcagagctgggaagattgtatcccccagaTATATAACATTAttttggttgcaagaattttgtatagtaatttaaattgaaaaattcgaagttttgaatccggcgttgttttgcgtagcaattcataaaccatgtgccatggaatgggtacatcgaaaatctcttcccaactatttttcaATTTATATGGCACATCTGTccgttttttggtccttaaatgaaattggtatatgtttttatttatcacacttttctttaacaaTATGTTATTTAATACAGGGCCCGACATACAAGCTCCTTAcctttttccccttctacttgcctcttccatttttgtggtaatgctgcaattaattggttgtaattttgggtagagcagacgtttccatatgtctgtgttagctgcatatatgacaactccaccagtcctatttatgatatcattcacaaaaattatacttttttttttttttaccaattagtatatttgaggttaaccacaatatttgttgtattatttgttctgtcttttcaggtggattaaactgaaattgcaaccaactttctaaggtttatttaaaaaaaataacgatcttttggagattatttccttttcaaacaaccaaaagtgagcaggtgtagtctgaataaagggaaaaaggccattcttgaacataggatgagacattcctaccaatttactagagaaccagtttggatttaagtataacttttatataactgatgcctttagtgagaggtctaatgctttaatatttaatttctgccctccgaattcatattcgttatataaataggcccttataattttgtctggcttgccgttccaaatgaaatgcaatatttttttgtaaatataatttaaaaagcaggtctctaggtgtaggcaaaaccataagcaaatggGTAAACAGTGATATAACTAGAGTTAATCAGGgagatttttccacaaatagacaggtattttcctttccatggtagcaagatcttatctattgtTGCTAACTTTctaaaaaatgtattggagtgagatcatttctttcttttgggatttgtataccaagtatgtccacatctccgtcagagcatttaattggtaaactacacggtaatgtaaaattagcatttttttttgtgatccaatacgtaatattacttatcataatttggttttaatccagagaggatagcaaaagtatctagatcctttGAGGCCATGAAGAGATTCTAATCATCAGCCtacaatgacaccttagtttttaaACCAAGGATTtataatcccttaatattattgtttgatctaattttaacagctaacatttcgatggcaatgataaatagatatgccgatagtggacaaccttgttttactcctctagatagttttaaactttctgagatgtagccattatttactattttacacctagggttactatacataacattaacacattttataagagattccccaaaattgaaatattctaggcgtttatatataaactccagttgtactttatcaaaagccttttcaacaTCATCTATGAAAACCAAGCCTGGTGTCCCCGATATTTCACAGTAtcctattgtttccagtacttgtcttatattatctccaatgtatcagcCATtgaaacctgtctgattaggatgaataagaTCAATACTTTTTAAATTCTATGCGCCAAGCATTTTTCTtggatttttgcatcacaacactgaagtgtaagaggtctccaattttttaaatggactggatctttatatataccacttgggtccggtttcagtaataataataatgatctaccatttatataggagtggttaaaacatgctaataatggtcctctgagtatatcaaaacaagttttgtatacttccactggtatgacatccatccctggagttttcccagccttaaaggctttaattgcatcatgaaattcctcctctgtaatttgtccttcccatgagtctttctgtacagatgctaattttacattattattaggaagaaaatccatacaattagtttcagttagtggagatggagactgaaacgaaaacatattcttaaagtactttacttcctctttcaaaatatcatttggtgaatcatgtgactccatcattcattcggtgaatcatgtgactccatttgtaacaagtttcaataaaaatatttggtagcatttctatattgaagattgaaaaataatttggtgcattttcccccatattccatccagtttgttttattttttataatatattacactggatctttcttgaataaattcctccatttctttgtgtttttcctctaacttattctgtgcctctatggtacagtttttattgctatctaactgtactgttagtccttcaatttccttttTTAATATGGACTCTTGATCTAAAtagcttttgttttatagatgagtactgaattgcatggcctctaaaggcacatttaaaagtgtcccatacaataaggggatctgctatgttatgtctgaaaaagttagttataaattcttctgtcctagttctaaacaatttatcataggctttgattaaatttccaatatccttgcccacgtggaaattctttaagagtaatatatatgccaattatgtgatgatccgaccgcattctgtcccctatcaacactttttaaacttttggtgccagagagaatttgcataagaaagtagtcaagacgactagcttgattaatcctccgccatgtatatcccactaggtcagggtatttaagtctccatatacccatgacattcatgatttccttaagtgcctgagggtgatagtttgtagtgcgATTTCCTTTCAGGT
The genomic region above belongs to Oncorhynchus kisutch isolate 150728-3 linkage group LG16, Okis_V2, whole genome shotgun sequence and contains:
- the LOC109879737 gene encoding phospholipid phosphatase 2 — its product is MELPVPKKNMLILVDVFCVVIAALPSAVLTLMFSPYQRGIYCDDESIRYPYRRDTISHRAMAAVTIPSSIVIITTGEAYLVYSKRLHSNSNFNQYMSALYKVVGTFLFGAAVSQSLTDLAKFTIGRPRPNFLSVCNPTVCSGYMLQLNCTGNPRNVTESRLSFYSGHSAFGMYSMLFLALYVQARMQGKWTRLVRPTVQFFLVAFALYVGYTRVSDYKHHWSDVLVGLLQGTLIAVLNVCYVSDFFKLRPPPRRPRSETAEDEHLEAKPGVNPDTQLHNNHYNYTTTTA